A single Theropithecus gelada isolate Dixy chromosome 7b, Tgel_1.0, whole genome shotgun sequence DNA region contains:
- the SLC25A29 gene encoding mitochondrial basic amino acids transporter isoform X1, which produces MALDFLAGCAGGVAGVLVGHPFDTVKVRLQVQSVEKPQYRGTLHCFKSIIKQESVLGLYKGLGSPLMGLTFINALVFGVQGNTLRALGHDSPLNQFLAGAAAGAIQCVICCPMELAKTRLQLQDAGPARTYKGSLDCLVQIYGHEGLRGVNRGMVSTLLRETPSFGVYFLTYDALTRALGCEPGDRLLVPKLLLAGGTSGIMSWLSTYPVDVVKSRLQADGLRGAPRYRGILDCVRQSYRAEGWRVFTRGLASTLLRAFPVNAATFATVTVVLTYARGEEAGPEGEAVPAASAAPAGPALAQPSSL; this is translated from the exons ATGGCGCTGGACTTCCTGGCTGGATGCGCTGGGG gtGTGGCAGGCGTGCTTGTGGGACACCCGTTTGACACAGTCAAG GTGCGGCTTCAGGTCCAGAGCGTGGAGAAGCCTCAGTACCGTGGGACGTTGCACTGCTTCAAGTCCATCATCAAGCAAGAGAGT GTGCTGGGTCTGTACAAGGGCCTGGGCTCGCCGCTCATGGGGCTCACCTTCATCAACGCGCTGGTGTTCGGGGTACAGGGCAACACCCTCCGGGCCCTGGGCCACGACTCGCCTCTCAACCAGTTCCTGGCAGGCGCGGCGGCGGGCGCCATCCAGTGCGTCATCTGCTGCCCCATGGAGCTGGCCAAGACGCGGCTGCAGCTGCAGGACGCGGGCCCGGCACGCACCTACAAGGGCTCGCTGGACTGCCTCGTGCAGATCTACGGGCACGAGGGTCTGCGTGGCGTCAACCGGGGCATGGTGTCCACGCTGCTGCGAGAGACGCCCAGCTTCGGCGTCTACTTCCTAACCTACGACGCGCTCACGCGGGCGCTGGGCTGCGAGCCGGGCGACCGCCTGCTGGTGCCCAAGCTGCTGCTGGCAGGTGGCACGTCGGGTATCATGTCCTGGCTCTCCACCTACCCTGTGGACGTGGTCAAGTCACGGCTACAGGCCGACGGGCTGCGGGGAGCCCCGCGCTACCGCGGCATCCTGGACTGCGTGCGCCAGAGCTACCGCGCCGAGGGCTGGCGCGTCTTCACACGGGGACTGGCGTCCACGCTGCTGCGCGCCTTCCCCGTCAACGCCGCCACCTTCGCCACGGTCACCGTGGTGCTCACCTACGCGCGCGGCGAAGAGGCCGGGCCCGAGGGGGAGGCTGTGCCCGCGGCCTCCGCCGCCCCTGCGGGGCCCGCTCTGGCGCAGCCCTCCAGCCTGTGA
- the SLC25A29 gene encoding mitochondrial basic amino acids transporter isoform X2, with protein MGLTFINALVFGVQGNTLRALGHDSPLNQFLAGAAAGAIQCVICCPMELAKTRLQLQDAGPARTYKGSLDCLVQIYGHEGLRGVNRGMVSTLLRETPSFGVYFLTYDALTRALGCEPGDRLLVPKLLLAGGTSGIMSWLSTYPVDVVKSRLQADGLRGAPRYRGILDCVRQSYRAEGWRVFTRGLASTLLRAFPVNAATFATVTVVLTYARGEEAGPEGEAVPAASAAPAGPALAQPSSL; from the coding sequence ATGGGGCTCACCTTCATCAACGCGCTGGTGTTCGGGGTACAGGGCAACACCCTCCGGGCCCTGGGCCACGACTCGCCTCTCAACCAGTTCCTGGCAGGCGCGGCGGCGGGCGCCATCCAGTGCGTCATCTGCTGCCCCATGGAGCTGGCCAAGACGCGGCTGCAGCTGCAGGACGCGGGCCCGGCACGCACCTACAAGGGCTCGCTGGACTGCCTCGTGCAGATCTACGGGCACGAGGGTCTGCGTGGCGTCAACCGGGGCATGGTGTCCACGCTGCTGCGAGAGACGCCCAGCTTCGGCGTCTACTTCCTAACCTACGACGCGCTCACGCGGGCGCTGGGCTGCGAGCCGGGCGACCGCCTGCTGGTGCCCAAGCTGCTGCTGGCAGGTGGCACGTCGGGTATCATGTCCTGGCTCTCCACCTACCCTGTGGACGTGGTCAAGTCACGGCTACAGGCCGACGGGCTGCGGGGAGCCCCGCGCTACCGCGGCATCCTGGACTGCGTGCGCCAGAGCTACCGCGCCGAGGGCTGGCGCGTCTTCACACGGGGACTGGCGTCCACGCTGCTGCGCGCCTTCCCCGTCAACGCCGCCACCTTCGCCACGGTCACCGTGGTGCTCACCTACGCGCGCGGCGAAGAGGCCGGGCCCGAGGGGGAGGCTGTGCCCGCGGCCTCCGCCGCCCCTGCGGGGCCCGCTCTGGCGCAGCCCTCCAGCCTGTGA